Proteins encoded together in one Gemmatimonadota bacterium DH-78 window:
- a CDS encoding ABC transporter ATP-binding protein has translation MDPSRIAPADRGPLRRLFAFARPYRGDAVLATIYSVLNKVFDVLPELLIGVAVDVVVNRQDSFLAQRGIEDPVDQLVVLVGLTVVVWVCESIFQYGHALKWRGLAQDLQHELRQAAYMHIQRLPPAFIERERSGRLMAILNEDVNQVERFLNTGANDLIQVFCSSLLVGGVFFVVTAELAVLALLPVPLILWGAFWFQTRLAPRYAAVRHAAGTVSSRLSNNLFGMATIQAYTAELFEAEHLREASEEFRIRNTDAIRFSAAITPVIRMAILAGFVATLLYGGILTLRGEIGVGSYSALVYLTQRLLWPLTRLAQMTDLYNRAMASVNRIMGLLDTPAPPRPAAQLPADGPGAVRFEDVAFGYGDDAPVVEGIDLEVPAGSTVALVGPTGAGKSTLLKLLMRYLDPDEGVIRIDGHDLALHDPASTRRRVGYVAQEPFLTDGTVAENIAYGEPAPDRSRVEKAARLAEIHGFISALPDGYDTRVGERGTRLSGGQRQRIALARAFYRDPPILVLDEATSAVDNETEAAIQRSLARAAGDRTTLVVAHRLSTVRHADEILVMDGGRIVERGTHDELVARDALYASLWRLQTGEAAEIT, from the coding sequence GTGGACCCGAGTCGAATCGCGCCCGCGGACCGAGGGCCGCTGCGCCGCCTCTTCGCGTTCGCCCGCCCGTACCGGGGCGACGCGGTGCTGGCCACGATCTACTCGGTGCTGAACAAGGTGTTCGACGTGCTGCCCGAGCTGCTGATCGGTGTGGCCGTCGACGTGGTCGTGAACCGACAGGACTCCTTCCTCGCGCAGCGCGGCATCGAGGATCCGGTCGACCAGCTGGTGGTGCTCGTGGGGCTGACCGTGGTGGTGTGGGTGTGCGAGTCGATCTTCCAGTACGGCCACGCCCTCAAGTGGCGGGGGCTCGCGCAGGACCTGCAGCACGAGCTTCGCCAGGCCGCGTACATGCATATTCAGCGACTCCCTCCCGCCTTCATCGAGCGGGAGCGCAGCGGGCGTCTGATGGCGATCCTCAACGAGGACGTCAACCAGGTCGAGCGGTTTCTGAACACCGGGGCGAACGACCTGATCCAGGTCTTCTGCTCGTCGCTGCTGGTGGGGGGCGTGTTTTTCGTGGTCACGGCCGAGCTCGCCGTGCTCGCCCTCCTGCCGGTGCCGTTGATTCTGTGGGGGGCCTTCTGGTTCCAGACCCGTCTCGCTCCCCGCTACGCCGCCGTTCGGCACGCGGCGGGAACCGTGTCGTCGCGGCTGAGCAACAACCTGTTCGGCATGGCCACCATTCAGGCGTACACGGCCGAGCTCTTCGAAGCGGAGCACCTGCGGGAGGCCTCGGAAGAATTCCGGATCCGCAACACCGACGCGATCCGCTTCTCGGCCGCGATCACGCCGGTCATCCGGATGGCGATTCTCGCCGGCTTCGTGGCCACCCTGCTCTACGGCGGCATCCTCACCCTCCGCGGAGAGATCGGGGTGGGGAGCTACTCGGCGCTGGTCTACCTCACCCAGCGGCTGCTCTGGCCGCTGACCCGGCTCGCCCAGATGACCGATCTGTACAACCGCGCCATGGCGTCGGTGAATCGGATCATGGGCCTGCTCGACACCCCCGCCCCGCCCCGCCCCGCGGCGCAGCTGCCCGCGGACGGCCCCGGCGCGGTGCGATTCGAGGACGTCGCATTCGGCTATGGCGACGACGCGCCCGTGGTGGAGGGGATCGACCTCGAGGTGCCGGCGGGATCGACGGTGGCGCTCGTCGGACCCACCGGCGCGGGCAAGAGCACCCTGCTCAAGCTGCTGATGCGCTACCTCGACCCGGACGAGGGCGTGATCCGCATCGACGGCCACGACCTCGCCCTGCACGACCCCGCCTCCACCCGCCGCCGGGTCGGCTACGTGGCCCAGGAACCCTTCCTGACCGACGGCACGGTGGCCGAGAACATCGCCTACGGAGAACCCGCGCCCGATCGGAGCCGGGTGGAGAAGGCCGCACGGCTCGCCGAGATCCACGGCTTCATCAGCGCCCTCCCGGACGGATACGATACCCGGGTGGGCGAGCGCGGCACCCGGCTGTCGGGCGGACAACGCCAGCGGATCGCGCTGGCGCGCGCCTTCTACCGCGACCCGCCGATCCTGGTGCTCGACGAGGCCACCTCGGCGGTCGACAACGAGACGGAGGCGGCCATCCAGCGCTCGCTCGCCCGGGCCGCCGGCGACCGCACCACCCTCGTGGTGGCTCACCGACTGTCGACCGTCCGTCATGCCGACGAGATCCTGGTGATGGACGGCGGCCGGATCGTCGAGCGCGGCACCCACGACGAACTGGTGGCCCGCGACGCACTCTACGCGAGTCTGTGGCGACTCCAGACGGGTGAGGCCGCCGAGATCACGTAG
- a CDS encoding FMN-binding glutamate synthase family protein codes for MIWFLIVLGLLALVVVYDLVQRKHAILRNFPVIGHFRYMLETIGPELRQYIVTSNDEERPFSRDQRTWVYASAKKQNNYQGFGTDNEMELSPNYLVIKHDTLGHPGTATETDPQWRLPCAKVLGGPRGRRLAFRPDSVVNVSGMSFGSLSSAAVEAMNRGAKIAGCLHNTGEGGIAPYHLHGGDLIWQLGTGYFGARTADGGFDLAECVRKVEQHRVKAIEVKISQGAKPGLGGVLPGAKVTAEIAGIRGVPEGKTVISPSGHRTFSNVDELLDFVEKVADATGVPVGIKSAVGLPGFWVELAERMASEDRGVDYIAIDGGEGGTGAAPPSFADHVSLPFKVGFTRVYTIFAERGVHHDVVWMGAGKLGFPETALLAFCLGADMIAVAREAMMAVGCIQAQRCHTGHCPTGVATQNKWLVRGLDPTDKAARLASYVITLRKELTRLSHACGVEHPGLLRADHMEMLDDHFGGRSLRDVFGYQPGWEIPSEQDAAAVIADMQGR; via the coding sequence GTGATCTGGTTCCTGATCGTTCTGGGCCTGCTCGCCCTCGTGGTCGTCTACGACCTCGTTCAGCGGAAGCACGCGATCCTCCGCAACTTTCCGGTCATCGGTCACTTCCGGTACATGCTGGAGACGATCGGACCCGAGTTGCGGCAGTACATCGTCACCTCCAACGACGAGGAGCGTCCCTTCTCGCGCGACCAGCGGACCTGGGTCTACGCGTCGGCCAAGAAGCAGAACAACTACCAGGGCTTCGGCACCGACAACGAGATGGAGCTGTCGCCGAACTATCTGGTGATCAAGCACGACACCCTGGGGCACCCGGGAACCGCCACCGAAACCGACCCCCAGTGGCGTCTGCCCTGTGCCAAGGTGCTCGGCGGCCCCCGCGGCCGGCGCCTCGCCTTCCGTCCCGACTCGGTGGTGAACGTGAGCGGCATGAGCTTCGGTTCGCTGTCGTCGGCCGCCGTCGAGGCGATGAACCGGGGGGCGAAGATCGCCGGGTGCCTGCACAACACCGGTGAGGGGGGCATCGCGCCTTATCACCTCCACGGGGGCGATCTCATCTGGCAGCTCGGCACCGGCTACTTCGGGGCCCGCACGGCCGACGGCGGCTTCGACCTCGCGGAGTGCGTGCGCAAGGTGGAGCAGCACCGCGTGAAGGCGATCGAGGTAAAGATCAGTCAGGGCGCGAAACCGGGACTGGGCGGCGTACTCCCCGGGGCCAAGGTCACGGCGGAGATCGCCGGCATTCGCGGAGTCCCCGAGGGCAAGACGGTGATCAGTCCCTCCGGGCACCGCACCTTTTCCAACGTGGACGAGCTGCTCGACTTCGTGGAGAAGGTCGCCGATGCGACCGGGGTGCCCGTCGGGATCAAGTCGGCCGTCGGACTGCCCGGGTTCTGGGTGGAGTTGGCCGAGCGGATGGCCTCCGAGGATCGCGGCGTGGACTACATCGCGATCGACGGTGGCGAGGGCGGCACGGGTGCGGCGCCCCCCTCGTTCGCCGATCACGTGTCGCTGCCCTTCAAGGTCGGATTCACGCGGGTCTACACGATCTTCGCGGAGCGCGGCGTGCACCACGACGTGGTGTGGATGGGCGCGGGCAAGCTGGGCTTTCCCGAAACCGCGCTGCTCGCCTTCTGCCTCGGTGCCGACATGATCGCCGTCGCCCGTGAGGCCATGATGGCCGTGGGGTGCATTCAGGCGCAGCGGTGCCACACCGGCCACTGCCCCACCGGCGTCGCGACGCAGAACAAGTGGCTGGTGCGGGGCCTCGATCCCACCGACAAGGCCGCCCGCCTCGCCAGCTACGTGATCACGCTCCGCAAGGAACTGACGCGGCTCAGCCATGCCTGCGGCGTGGAGCACCCGGGGCTGCTGCGCGCCGACCACATGGAGATGCTCGACGACCACTTCGGCGGCCGGTCGCTGCGCGACGTGTTCGGCTACCAGCCCGGTTGGGAGATCCCCTCCGAGCAGGACGCCGCCGCGGTCATCGCCGACATGCAGGGCCGTTGA
- a CDS encoding class I SAM-dependent RNA methyltransferase, whose protein sequence is MELFVQVAPGLEPALERELAELGQRGSAEPGGIVLRGSRELVARLNLELATASKVLVTAGSFRATGLGELERKAADLPWAAFAAPGARAAWRVTTRKSRLYHTGAIAERLDRAMAAALGRPPAAEGDEVPFVVRVVRDRVVIRADASGEHLHRRGYRLRPTKAPLRETLAAGVLRLVDWTPDRPLLDPMCGSGTFPIEAALRAGRHAPGQQRSFAFERWPGADSTGLETLRTEALRRVVPVEVPIVGTDRDAGAVEAARDNARGAGLSSPPRFERAAISEARPPDGAEGGLLVCNPPWGRRVGDPGPLRDLHARLGQVARRHFAGWTLTLVSPSAELVRQADRRAARVATIPVGGVTVGVWSVPEL, encoded by the coding sequence GTGGAACTCTTCGTACAGGTCGCGCCGGGACTGGAGCCGGCCCTCGAACGCGAACTCGCCGAACTCGGGCAGCGCGGATCCGCGGAGCCCGGTGGCATCGTACTGCGGGGCTCCCGGGAGCTCGTCGCGCGGCTGAACCTGGAGCTCGCCACCGCGTCGAAGGTGCTCGTGACCGCGGGTTCGTTCCGGGCGACCGGCCTGGGCGAGCTCGAGCGGAAGGCGGCCGACCTGCCCTGGGCTGCATTCGCCGCGCCCGGAGCGCGGGCCGCGTGGCGGGTGACCACGCGCAAGTCGCGACTCTATCACACCGGCGCGATCGCGGAGCGACTCGACCGCGCGATGGCTGCCGCGCTGGGACGACCGCCCGCCGCCGAGGGCGACGAGGTGCCCTTCGTGGTGCGGGTGGTGCGCGACCGCGTCGTGATCCGCGCCGACGCCTCGGGCGAGCACCTGCATCGACGCGGGTATCGGCTGCGCCCGACGAAGGCGCCGCTGCGCGAAACGCTTGCCGCCGGCGTGCTTCGACTCGTCGACTGGACTCCGGATCGCCCCTTGCTGGACCCCATGTGCGGGTCCGGCACCTTCCCGATCGAGGCGGCGCTGCGTGCGGGCAGGCACGCGCCGGGCCAGCAGCGCAGCTTCGCCTTCGAGCGATGGCCGGGCGCAGACTCCACCGGGTTGGAGACGCTGCGGACCGAGGCGCTTCGGCGCGTCGTCCCCGTGGAGGTGCCGATCGTCGGAACGGACCGCGACGCGGGAGCGGTGGAGGCGGCGCGCGACAACGCCCGGGGCGCCGGCCTCTCCTCCCCGCCGCGCTTCGAGCGGGCCGCCATCTCCGAGGCCCGACCTCCGGACGGTGCGGAAGGGGGACTCCTCGTCTGCAACCCTCCCTGGGGCCGACGGGTGGGCGACCCGGGCCCGCTGCGAGACCTGCACGCGCGGCTCGGTCAGGTGGCCCGCCGCCACTTCGCCGGCTGGACGCTCACCCTGGTCTCGCCCTCGGCGGAGCTGGTGCGCCAGGCCGACCGCCGGGCCGCGCGGGTGGCCACGATCCCCGTCGGGGGCGTGACGGTGGGGGTGTGGTCGGTGCCGGAGTTGTAG
- a CDS encoding phage holin family protein has protein sequence MRNLIIRTVINALALWAAATFVGGIQLSDDVGQVVLVALVFGLVNAVLKPILKFISFPFIIATLGLFALVVNAALLKITAALMDGFVVDGWGAAILGSIVVSLVTMVLGGLKDDD, from the coding sequence ATGCGAAATCTCATCATTCGGACCGTCATCAACGCCCTCGCGCTCTGGGCCGCCGCCACCTTCGTGGGCGGTATCCAGCTGTCCGACGACGTCGGTCAGGTGGTGCTCGTGGCGCTGGTCTTCGGGCTGGTGAACGCGGTCCTCAAGCCGATTCTGAAGTTCATCTCGTTCCCCTTCATCATCGCCACGCTCGGGCTGTTCGCGCTGGTGGTGAACGCCGCGCTCCTGAAGATCACCGCCGCGCTGATGGACGGGTTCGTGGTCGACGGCTGGGGCGCCGCGATCCTCGGGAGCATCGTGGTGTCGCTGGTGACGATGGTGCTCGGGGGCCTGAAGGACGACGACTGA
- a CDS encoding amidohydrolase family protein, translating to MMRTLTPGDRPLALVSSLLTCAVLLPSAVSAQDPAEAPPEPDESANPLMEGLPLEPTRTLRMEATEGSWMSVDVSPDGSTILFDLLGDLYTLPIDGGTATQLTRGMGFDAQPRYSPDGESVVFTSDRDGGENVWILSLDLSDTTQLTRGSHDSYTSPEFTPDGEYVVVTKGTKPWMIHRTGGSGVQLFEEPAALRAMGAAFGADDRYIWFGGRQGGGYNNGLDIYQLAVYDRETGELSGRSDRWGGAFRPTLSPDGRWLVYASRHIADTGLRLRDLETGEERWLAWPVQRDDQEAAAARDAYPGMSFTPDSEAVIAGYGGGLWRVPVDGSAPTEIPFRADVALPMGPLVDFSYPIESTPTFVAKQIQDAVPSPEGDRIAFTTLNDLHVQVIPDGEPRRLADGVGEVQQNPTWSPDGRWIAFGVWSDADGGSIWRVRADGSGEAEQLTDAAALYRDPVWSPDGRWILAVRASARSYEASLQRGILGEPTDLVRIPAEGGAVEVLGPASGLSNLHFTNDPDRIWAYSGADGLISMRWDLTDRRSWVKVRGRPSAGGSGGQNASAITMAPTEDRALAQIVNDLYVVTVPRVGGEAPTINVSNPDNATFPARRLTDIGGEFPAWSADGASVHWSVGNAHVVYDLDAAQAFDDSVAAAAGNASDDAPDDDEEAAEESSSDDTDESYRPLEFRVEVDYARDRPEGVLVLRGAQVVTMRGDEVIDDADLVIRDDRIVAVGARGSVDIPEGAEVRDVSGRTILPGYVDTHAHLRAAYGFHRPQPWAYAANLAFGVTTTRDPQTGSTDVLTYEDMVRAGRTLGPRIYSTGPGVFSSENIRDLDHARDVLRRYSEYYDTKTIKMYGAGNREQRQWIVQASRELEIMPTTEGGLDYEENLTMAQDGYSGTEHNLPGMPHYDDVVQLVAQSGMATTPTMLVTYGGPWAENWFYSTEDAFEDARLRTFTPFEDVMQRTLRRPGPTGAGDNGWFHENQYPFPLIADFVDRVVEAGGRGGIGSHGQLQGLGYHWELWAMGMGPDMTPHEALRIATLVGAAALGLDDDLGSIEPGKVADLVILDADPLVDLRNSDDLHQVMINGRLHDADTLDEVWPRARTAGPFYWQRESAVPDTPAGIRR from the coding sequence ATGATGCGGACCCTCACCCCCGGCGATCGCCCCCTCGCGCTCGTCTCGAGCCTTCTCACCTGTGCCGTTCTGCTGCCGTCCGCGGTCTCGGCGCAGGATCCCGCCGAGGCTCCGCCCGAACCCGACGAGTCCGCGAACCCGCTCATGGAGGGACTCCCCCTCGAGCCCACCCGCACCCTCCGCATGGAGGCGACGGAAGGATCGTGGATGTCGGTCGACGTGAGCCCGGACGGATCGACGATCCTGTTCGATCTGCTCGGCGACCTCTACACCCTGCCGATCGACGGCGGCACCGCAACGCAGCTCACCCGCGGCATGGGCTTCGATGCGCAGCCGCGCTACAGTCCGGACGGCGAATCGGTGGTGTTCACCTCCGACCGCGACGGCGGCGAGAACGTCTGGATCCTCTCGCTCGATCTCTCCGACACCACGCAGCTCACCCGCGGCTCGCACGACAGCTACACCTCGCCGGAGTTCACCCCCGACGGCGAGTACGTGGTGGTCACGAAGGGCACGAAGCCGTGGATGATCCATCGCACCGGAGGCAGCGGTGTGCAGCTGTTCGAGGAGCCGGCCGCGCTGCGGGCGATGGGCGCGGCCTTCGGCGCCGACGACCGCTACATCTGGTTCGGCGGCCGGCAGGGCGGCGGCTACAACAACGGTCTCGACATCTACCAGCTCGCCGTGTACGACCGCGAAACGGGCGAGCTGTCGGGCCGGAGCGACCGGTGGGGCGGCGCCTTCCGGCCCACCCTCAGCCCCGACGGGCGCTGGCTGGTGTACGCCTCCCGCCACATCGCCGACACCGGCCTGCGCCTGCGCGATCTCGAGACCGGCGAGGAGCGCTGGCTCGCCTGGCCGGTGCAGCGCGACGACCAGGAGGCGGCGGCCGCCCGCGACGCCTATCCGGGCATGTCGTTCACGCCCGATTCCGAGGCGGTGATCGCCGGATACGGCGGCGGACTGTGGCGCGTGCCGGTCGACGGCTCGGCTCCGACGGAGATCCCCTTCCGCGCCGACGTGGCACTTCCGATGGGACCGCTGGTCGACTTCAGCTACCCGATCGAGAGCACGCCGACCTTCGTGGCGAAGCAGATCCAGGACGCGGTCCCCTCGCCCGAGGGCGATCGCATCGCCTTCACCACCCTCAACGATCTGCACGTGCAGGTCATTCCCGACGGCGAACCGCGGCGGTTGGCGGACGGAGTGGGCGAGGTGCAGCAGAATCCCACCTGGTCGCCCGACGGCCGCTGGATCGCCTTCGGCGTGTGGAGCGATGCGGACGGGGGCTCCATCTGGCGGGTGCGGGCCGACGGTTCCGGCGAAGCCGAGCAGCTGACCGATGCAGCCGCACTGTACCGCGACCCGGTGTGGTCGCCCGACGGACGGTGGATTCTCGCCGTGCGCGCCTCCGCGCGCAGCTACGAGGCCTCGCTGCAGCGCGGCATCCTGGGCGAGCCCACGGATCTCGTGCGGATTCCCGCGGAGGGGGGCGCGGTGGAGGTGCTCGGGCCCGCCTCGGGGTTGTCGAACCTGCACTTCACCAACGACCCGGATCGCATCTGGGCCTACTCGGGCGCTGACGGACTCATCTCGATGCGCTGGGATCTCACCGATCGGCGCTCGTGGGTGAAGGTCCGGGGGCGGCCGTCCGCGGGGGGGAGCGGAGGCCAGAACGCGTCGGCGATCACCATGGCGCCCACCGAAGACCGGGCGCTGGCCCAGATCGTCAACGACCTCTATGTGGTGACGGTCCCCCGCGTCGGCGGAGAGGCGCCCACGATCAACGTCTCCAACCCCGACAACGCGACCTTCCCGGCGCGCAGGCTGACCGACATCGGGGGGGAGTTTCCCGCGTGGAGTGCCGACGGAGCCTCGGTGCACTGGTCGGTGGGCAACGCGCACGTCGTGTACGACCTCGACGCCGCGCAGGCCTTCGACGACTCCGTGGCCGCCGCGGCCGGCAACGCGTCGGACGACGCTCCGGACGACGACGAAGAGGCCGCGGAGGAGTCCTCGAGTGACGACACCGACGAGAGCTACCGGCCGCTCGAGTTCCGCGTCGAGGTGGACTACGCCCGCGACCGACCCGAGGGGGTGCTGGTGCTCCGCGGTGCGCAGGTGGTCACGATGCGCGGCGACGAGGTGATCGACGATGCCGACCTGGTGATTCGCGACGATCGGATCGTGGCCGTCGGCGCCCGGGGATCGGTCGACATTCCGGAGGGCGCCGAGGTGAGAGACGTGTCGGGGCGCACCATCCTGCCCGGATACGTCGACACGCACGCGCATCTCCGCGCGGCATACGGCTTCCATCGCCCGCAGCCCTGGGCCTATGCCGCCAACCTCGCGTTCGGGGTGACCACCACCCGCGATCCGCAGACGGGCAGCACCGACGTGCTCACCTACGAAGACATGGTCCGCGCCGGGCGCACGCTGGGGCCGCGCATCTACTCCACGGGTCCCGGCGTCTTCTCGAGCGAGAACATCCGCGATCTGGACCACGCGCGCGACGTGCTCCGCCGCTACTCGGAGTACTACGACACCAAGACGATCAAGATGTACGGGGCGGGGAACCGCGAGCAGCGGCAGTGGATCGTGCAGGCGTCGCGCGAGCTCGAGATCATGCCGACCACCGAGGGGGGCCTCGACTACGAGGAGAACCTCACGATGGCGCAGGACGGCTACTCGGGCACGGAGCACAACCTTCCGGGCATGCCGCACTACGACGACGTGGTGCAGCTGGTGGCCCAGTCGGGCATGGCCACCACCCCGACCATGCTGGTCACCTACGGCGGCCCCTGGGCGGAGAACTGGTTCTACTCCACCGAAGACGCGTTCGAAGACGCGCGGCTGCGGACCTTCACCCCCTTCGAAGACGTCATGCAGCGCACCCTGCGGCGGCCCGGGCCCACGGGCGCGGGCGACAACGGGTGGTTTCACGAGAACCAGTACCCCTTCCCGCTGATCGCCGACTTCGTCGATCGTGTGGTGGAGGCCGGGGGGCGCGGAGGCATCGGAAGCCACGGCCAGCTTCAGGGTCTCGGATACCACTGGGAGCTGTGGGCCATGGGCATGGGGCCCGACATGACGCCGCACGAAGCGCTGCGGATCGCCACTCTCGTCGGCGCTGCGGCGCTGGGCCTCGACGACGACCTCGGGTCCATCGAGCCCGGCAAGGTGGCCGACCTCGTGATCCTCGACGCCGACCCGCTCGTCGACCTCCGCAACAGCGACGACCTGCACCAGGTGATGATCAACGGGCGTCTCCACGACGCGGACACCCTCGACGAGGTGTGGCCCCGGGCCCGTACCGCGGGTCCGTTCTACTGGCAGCGGGAGTCGGCCGTACCCGACACCCCCGCCGGGATCCGTCGATGA
- a CDS encoding NADH-ubiquinone oxidoreductase-F iron-sulfur binding region domain-containing protein, giving the protein MSGNRATIRLPMAESDRHLVDRWKGEEAPLLPLLHAFHDRDGHLSEQALRAVSEGLRIPLAELYGTVTFYHHFAREPGGALEPRVCTGPVCRMRGAEAVVGALEGAVEMPCSGRCDDPIPVLRGNETFVATPAAELEPRPTPLPPPSAEGVEECVFRHIRAPHRDTLDGYRATGGYRALDRMLGSGSPDELLDLIDASGLAGRGGAGFPTGRKWRAVRDADGGPKTVVCNADEGEPGCFKDRVLMDYDPHAVIEGMLLAAFATGATRGFIYLRYEYPETADVLAHALDEARGAGYLGRGVDIHLRRGAGAYICGEETSLLNSLEGEHPFPRNRPPYPVTHGYLQTPTVVNNVETLASIPPIVTEGAAWYRGLGFGDQAGTKVVSLSGDVERPGNYEVPLGLPLATLLHDWAGGGRGGRRIQAVTMAGLSGGFLAGDDLDVTLDEPSIRAKKSFLGAGGVMVFDESRDMVEVALDAMRFFAHESCGKCFPCRIGTRRLVERLSGEAGPREVESWIDELSDLHRTMKSTSACGLGQAAPLVTESLIRYFPERVRTLVEARR; this is encoded by the coding sequence ATGAGTGGCAACCGCGCGACGATCCGGCTGCCGATGGCCGAGAGCGATCGCCACCTCGTCGACCGCTGGAAGGGCGAGGAGGCCCCGCTTCTGCCGCTGCTGCACGCCTTTCACGACCGCGACGGCCACCTCTCCGAACAGGCGCTGCGGGCCGTGTCGGAGGGGCTTCGGATTCCGCTGGCCGAACTCTACGGTACCGTCACCTTCTACCACCACTTCGCGCGCGAGCCCGGGGGAGCGCTCGAGCCGAGGGTGTGCACCGGGCCGGTGTGCCGGATGCGCGGCGCGGAGGCGGTGGTGGGTGCGCTCGAGGGGGCGGTCGAGATGCCGTGCAGCGGGCGCTGCGACGACCCGATTCCGGTGCTGCGCGGGAACGAAACGTTCGTCGCGACCCCGGCTGCGGAGTTGGAGCCGCGCCCCACGCCACTGCCGCCTCCGTCCGCCGAGGGGGTGGAGGAGTGCGTCTTCCGGCACATCCGCGCTCCCCACCGCGACACCCTCGACGGCTACCGGGCCACCGGAGGCTACCGCGCGTTGGATCGCATGCTCGGCAGCGGCTCGCCCGACGAGCTCCTCGATCTCATCGACGCCTCCGGGCTCGCCGGGCGGGGCGGCGCGGGGTTCCCCACCGGCCGGAAGTGGCGAGCGGTGCGCGACGCCGACGGCGGGCCGAAGACGGTGGTCTGCAACGCCGACGAGGGCGAACCCGGCTGCTTCAAGGACCGCGTGCTGATGGACTACGACCCCCACGCGGTGATCGAGGGCATGCTGCTGGCCGCCTTCGCCACCGGTGCCACCCGCGGCTTCATCTACCTGCGCTACGAGTATCCGGAGACGGCCGACGTGCTCGCGCACGCCCTCGATGAGGCCCGGGGCGCGGGCTACCTGGGGCGGGGCGTCGACATCCATCTGCGGCGGGGGGCGGGCGCCTACATCTGCGGCGAGGAGACCTCCCTCCTCAACTCGCTCGAGGGCGAGCATCCCTTTCCTCGCAATCGTCCGCCCTACCCGGTCACCCACGGCTACCTCCAGACGCCGACGGTGGTGAACAACGTCGAGACGCTGGCTTCGATCCCGCCGATCGTGACGGAGGGCGCCGCCTGGTATCGCGGGCTCGGCTTCGGCGATCAGGCGGGCACCAAGGTGGTGTCGCTCTCCGGCGATGTGGAGCGCCCCGGCAACTACGAGGTTCCTCTGGGACTCCCGCTCGCCACCCTGCTGCACGACTGGGCCGGGGGCGGGCGCGGGGGTCGGCGGATTCAGGCGGTGACGATGGCGGGGCTCTCCGGAGGATTTCTGGCGGGCGACGATCTGGACGTCACCCTCGACGAACCTTCGATTCGCGCGAAGAAATCGTTCCTGGGTGCCGGGGGGGTCATGGTGTTCGACGAGAGCCGCGACATGGTGGAGGTGGCGCTCGACGCCATGCGGTTCTTCGCGCACGAGTCGTGCGGCAAGTGCTTCCCCTGTCGGATCGGCACGCGCCGGCTCGTGGAGCGGCTCTCGGGCGAGGCCGGGCCGCGCGAGGTGGAGAGCTGGATCGACGAACTCTCCGACCTCCATCGCACCATGAAGAGCACCTCGGCCTGCGGGCTCGGGCAGGCGGCCCCGCTCGTGACGGAGAGCCTGATCCGGTACTTTCCGGAGCGGGTGCGGACGCTCGTGGAGGCGCGACGGTAG